In Desulfurobacterium pacificum, the following proteins share a genomic window:
- a CDS encoding lysophospholipid acyltransferase family protein yields the protein MKKVSHLLEYLLLKASLSFLQNVSRETAFKVGDVLSNLAYNVPRIKKVTETNLKFTGYPASIGIKSLQNFVRCSIDFFRSQKYSFEELSSLVEECPLEKIPPGGGILLTAHIGNWELMGAYFSVKSGGKLSVIAKPMKNKKVDALINSIRQKWGTKVIPTGNVIEMVKDLKRGRYVGILLDQRPKVKEGVLTEFLGRKTYTNKGAAILSIKTGKPVIPAFCFVTDKNRYRIEIGSPIYPENKSVEELTVLYTKEIEKAVKKHPEQWFWFHNRWKNSPEFKEFLKTPP from the coding sequence TTGAAGAAGGTATCGCACCTGCTGGAGTATCTGCTTTTGAAAGCAAGTCTCTCCTTTCTACAAAACGTTAGCAGAGAAACGGCATTTAAAGTAGGAGATGTTCTATCAAATTTAGCCTACAACGTGCCAAGAATAAAAAAGGTAACAGAAACTAACCTGAAATTTACAGGATACCCGGCGTCAATAGGCATAAAAAGCCTGCAGAACTTCGTCAGGTGTTCCATAGACTTTTTCCGTTCACAAAAATATTCCTTTGAAGAACTCTCATCTCTTGTAGAAGAATGCCCCCTTGAAAAAATCCCCCCCGGCGGCGGCATCCTCCTTACAGCCCACATAGGCAACTGGGAACTGATGGGTGCTTACTTTTCCGTAAAATCGGGCGGAAAACTATCAGTTATAGCAAAGCCAATGAAAAACAAAAAAGTTGACGCCCTCATCAACAGTATCCGTCAGAAATGGGGAACAAAAGTCATACCAACCGGTAACGTCATAGAGATGGTAAAAGACCTGAAAAGAGGAAGATACGTAGGAATACTCCTTGACCAGAGACCAAAAGTCAAAGAAGGCGTCCTCACAGAATTTTTGGGGAGAAAAACCTATACCAACAAAGGTGCAGCCATACTCAGTATAAAGACAGGAAAACCTGTAATACCTGCCTTTTGTTTTGTAACGGATAAAAACAGATACAGAATAGAAATCGGAAGCCCCATCTATCCAGAAAACAAATCGGTAGAAGAACTAACTGTTCTATACACGAAAGAGATAGAAAAAGCCGTAAAGAAACATCCAGAACAGTGGTTCTGGTTCCACAACAGGTGGAAAAATTCCCCCGAATTCAAAGAGTTTTTAAAAAC
- the lpxK gene encoding tetraacyldisaccharide 4'-kinase yields the protein MNAETLRKKVAKKEGAYALLYPLFFALSILYCAIARIRNKFYDWKILPSTSFPIPVISVGNVIAGGSGKTPLVESIYTILEESGFRPAIVTRGYKGNFKGTAIATPDAKKFGDEASVYALKNYFTVVSKDRAKGVQFAAENGANAVILDDGFQHRKVIPTINIVAIDPFKPFGDNRCLPLGLLREPLSGLERADAFVITRANVVSKKRLESVELYLKTYRKPIFFGSQEFKYWINKNFQKTLPPEKEIDVFCGIGNPGQFVEMLIKMGFKIRNLFIFEDHHNYTEKELEELSKLQNPVTTEKDLIKIHDKINFDVKVPVLRMEVSGLKEFLLNNIKNVEKAEEENLEEGIAPAGVSAFESKSLLSTKR from the coding sequence TTGAACGCAGAAACGTTAAGAAAGAAAGTAGCTAAAAAAGAAGGTGCTTACGCCCTTCTATACCCCCTATTTTTCGCACTATCAATTCTCTACTGTGCAATTGCAAGAATAAGAAACAAATTCTACGACTGGAAAATCCTCCCCTCAACCTCCTTCCCAATTCCCGTCATATCCGTAGGCAACGTAATTGCAGGCGGCAGCGGAAAAACCCCCTTAGTTGAATCAATCTACACCATCTTAGAAGAATCCGGATTCCGCCCGGCAATCGTTACAAGAGGCTATAAAGGAAACTTTAAAGGAACCGCCATAGCCACACCTGATGCGAAAAAGTTTGGAGATGAAGCTTCCGTCTACGCGCTCAAAAACTACTTTACTGTAGTCAGCAAAGACAGGGCAAAAGGCGTTCAATTCGCTGCAGAAAACGGCGCAAACGCAGTAATATTAGATGACGGCTTCCAGCACAGAAAGGTAATTCCCACAATCAACATAGTTGCAATAGACCCATTCAAGCCCTTCGGAGACAACAGATGCCTACCATTAGGATTACTGAGAGAACCCCTATCAGGGCTTGAAAGAGCAGATGCCTTCGTAATAACAAGAGCAAACGTAGTAAGCAAAAAGCGTCTTGAAAGCGTTGAACTATACCTCAAAACCTACCGCAAACCCATCTTTTTCGGCAGTCAGGAATTCAAATACTGGATAAACAAAAACTTCCAGAAAACCCTACCACCCGAAAAAGAGATAGACGTCTTCTGCGGAATCGGAAATCCCGGACAGTTCGTTGAAATGCTCATAAAAATGGGATTTAAAATAAGAAACCTTTTCATCTTTGAAGACCACCACAACTACACAGAAAAAGAATTAGAAGAGCTATCAAAACTTCAAAACCCCGTAACAACAGAGAAAGACCTGATAAAAATCCACGATAAAATAAACTTTGACGTTAAAGTACCCGTTCTCAGAATGGAAGTTTCCGGACTGAAAGAGTTTCTTCTAAACAACATAAAAAACGTAGAAAAAGCTGAAGAGGAGAACCTTGAAGAAGGTATCGCACCTGCTGGAGTATCTGCTTTTGAAAGCAAGTCTCTCCTTTCTACAAAACGTTAG
- a CDS encoding 3-deoxy-D-manno-octulosonic acid transferase, which yields MFWLYNLLILLSIPVFPLIKLKSKKRGNVSLKNRLSSFVPPKARGRILLHAASIGEINTCKPLIETLKDRIAITTFTDYGLSRARKLFPEVPSRVIPLDFYPLTKSFLKRGRFRKILIFETEIWLSLLRSAKELNIPVYFISGKISEKTFKRLQKFKPFIFPLLSNAVFLAKSETDAIKARQLGFKETRVVGNLKFAFTQPEKVPLTVKGNRKIILWGSTHEGEEELAVKTHYYLKSKGLNPLTIIAPRHINRKIPTPPSQTTFRSQTKVVEENVEFYVINTIGELSSLYAYCDVAVIGGSFVKGIGGHNPVEAAAWKKPVIVGKHVESFEDVVETLQIPKIEASQISETLKKLLSNEAERENLAEKIHKNYLKQKNVLEKILKAIGESD from the coding sequence GTGTTCTGGCTCTACAACTTACTGATACTACTATCCATACCAGTTTTTCCATTGATAAAGCTTAAAAGTAAAAAAAGAGGAAACGTATCTTTAAAAAATCGCCTTTCATCTTTTGTTCCCCCAAAAGCCAGAGGCAGAATTCTCCTTCACGCCGCCAGCATTGGTGAAATCAACACATGTAAACCACTCATAGAAACTTTGAAAGACAGAATAGCCATAACCACCTTTACAGATTACGGACTCTCAAGAGCAAGAAAACTCTTCCCTGAAGTCCCATCAAGAGTAATTCCACTTGACTTCTATCCCCTCACAAAGTCTTTTCTGAAAAGAGGCAGATTTAGAAAAATCCTCATATTTGAAACAGAAATCTGGCTTTCCCTTCTAAGGTCGGCAAAAGAACTTAATATCCCGGTATACTTCATAAGCGGCAAAATATCTGAAAAAACTTTCAAACGCCTGCAAAAATTCAAACCCTTCATATTCCCACTCCTCTCAAACGCTGTTTTTTTAGCAAAAAGCGAAACAGACGCAATAAAAGCCAGACAGCTAGGCTTTAAAGAAACCAGAGTAGTAGGGAATCTAAAATTCGCCTTCACGCAACCTGAAAAAGTGCCCCTAACAGTGAAAGGAAACAGAAAAATTATCCTCTGGGGAAGCACGCACGAAGGCGAAGAAGAATTAGCCGTCAAAACCCATTATTACCTCAAATCCAAAGGTCTAAATCCGCTAACCATAATAGCCCCAAGGCACATCAATAGAAAAATCCCCACCCCACCTTCCCAAACCACTTTCCGCAGCCAGACAAAAGTGGTTGAAGAAAATGTAGAATTCTACGTAATAAACACTATAGGAGAACTATCTTCCCTTTACGCTTACTGCGACGTAGCAGTCATAGGAGGAAGTTTCGTAAAAGGAATTGGAGGGCACAACCCTGTGGAAGCAGCAGCCTGGAAAAAACCTGTGATAGTAGGAAAGCACGTTGAATCTTTTGAAGACGTCGTGGAAACGCTACAAATACCTAAAATAGAAGCATCTCAAATATCGGAAACGCTAAAAAAACTACTATCAAACGAAGCGGAAAGAGAAAACCTTGCAGAAAAAATCCACAAAAACTACCTTAAACAGAAAAACGTGTTGGAAAAGATTCTCAAGGCTATAGGAGAAAGCGATTGA
- a CDS encoding 7-carboxy-7-deazaguanine synthase QueE — protein MISLTETFVSIQGEGLSVGKPAFFIRTGTCSIQCKLCDTSYSWNSAKKVSISHLTQIVKEQNIPTIIITGGEPLEEKDINILIEELSKLKNVKEIIVETCGAIFRNDLLQQKLKLVVSPKPPSMKENFPVENALKLLKFYENSELKIGVLTGEDFYFAKNLILKAKPFLSLPPVIQPIETPEESYSETVKKVIQIVLSDKEFINETNVRIIPQIHKLIGIK, from the coding sequence ATGATTTCTCTAACAGAAACGTTCGTATCAATACAGGGAGAAGGTTTAAGCGTAGGAAAGCCCGCCTTTTTTATCAGAACGGGAACGTGCTCTATCCAATGTAAACTATGCGACACGTCATATTCCTGGAACAGTGCAAAAAAAGTTTCCATATCCCATTTAACACAAATAGTAAAGGAACAGAACATTCCAACAATCATAATAACCGGCGGTGAACCTTTGGAAGAAAAAGATATCAACATTTTGATAGAAGAACTTAGCAAGCTGAAAAACGTAAAAGAGATAATAGTGGAGACCTGCGGCGCAATATTTAGAAACGATTTACTACAGCAAAAGCTAAAGTTGGTAGTATCGCCAAAACCACCATCCATGAAGGAAAATTTCCCTGTAGAAAACGCGCTCAAACTTCTAAAGTTTTACGAAAATTCAGAACTAAAAATCGGCGTCCTGACAGGTGAAGACTTTTACTTCGCAAAAAATTTAATACTGAAAGCAAAACCGTTCCTTTCTCTTCCTCCGGTTATTCAGCCCATAGAAACGCCGGAAGAAAGCTATTCAGAAACCGTTAAAAAAGTCATTCAAATAGTTCTATCTGACAAAGAATTCATAAATGAAACAAACGTTCGTATAATTCCACAAATTCATAAACTCATAGGGATAAAGTAG
- a CDS encoding cob(I)yrinic acid a,c-diamide adenosyltransferase yields MFKGLIHVYTGNGKGKTTAALGLTIRAAGNGLKCCFIQFIKGKPSGEMFVLKNFPQITFIQTGRKNYDFNPTEEDKTLAEKGLKLAVDLAPRFDLMVLDEINVAVHLKFLKTQDVVSFIKNKPENLELVLTGRHAPAEFIKLADYVTHFELIKHPYYKNIKARKGIDY; encoded by the coding sequence TTGTTTAAAGGTCTCATCCACGTTTACACCGGTAACGGTAAAGGAAAAACAACTGCTGCTCTGGGTCTAACCATACGGGCAGCCGGAAATGGGCTAAAGTGTTGCTTCATTCAGTTTATAAAAGGGAAACCATCCGGTGAAATGTTTGTCCTCAAAAATTTCCCGCAAATAACGTTTATTCAAACAGGAAGGAAAAACTACGACTTCAATCCCACAGAAGAAGACAAAACGTTAGCAGAAAAAGGACTGAAATTAGCAGTAGATTTAGCTCCCCGGTTTGATCTGATGGTTTTGGATGAAATAAACGTTGCCGTTCACCTTAAATTTCTAAAAACTCAGGATGTCGTCAGCTTTATAAAAAACAAACCAGAAAACTTAGAATTGGTTCTCACAGGCAGACACGCACCTGCTGAATTCATAAAATTGGCAGACTACGTAACCCATTTTGAACTGATAAAACACCCCTACTACAAGAATATAAAAGCAAGGAAGGGCATAGATTACTGA
- the dxr gene encoding 1-deoxy-D-xylulose-5-phosphate reductoisomerase — MKKVLILGSTGSIGENTLKVIEQFPEKFQVVGLVAGSNENKLLRQAEKFSPKAIALFNNFSSKPKNVKTYEGLEGIKKLIEEIDFDIAVSAITGSAGIMPTYWCACKGARIALANKESLVCAGKFIKEKAKEIIPVDSEHSAIFQCLQGEKKENVKEIILTASGGPFRNRENLESVTVEEALNHPNWSMGKKVTIDSATLMNKGLEVIEAFWLFELPSEKIKTVIHPQSIVHSLVKFIDNSVIAQMGTADMKIPIAYALSYPDRLPLPFPELNLNLYGLNLEFEEPNTEKFPCLRLAYESLKAGYPYPIVLNAADEVAVELFLNKKIKFIHIPAIIEETLNRFNAPPPFSIEEVTEIDRRAKELAKKVAGKYIV, encoded by the coding sequence ATGAAAAAGGTTCTCATATTAGGCTCTACAGGCTCTATAGGAGAAAACACGCTAAAAGTTATAGAACAATTTCCTGAAAAATTTCAGGTCGTAGGACTCGTAGCGGGCAGCAACGAAAATAAACTATTAAGACAGGCAGAAAAATTCTCACCCAAAGCAATAGCCCTCTTCAACAACTTCTCTTCAAAACCAAAAAACGTTAAAACATACGAAGGACTTGAAGGAATAAAAAAACTCATAGAAGAGATAGATTTTGACATTGCAGTTTCTGCGATAACCGGTTCAGCAGGCATAATGCCAACCTACTGGTGCGCCTGCAAAGGCGCAAGAATAGCTCTTGCCAACAAAGAATCTTTAGTCTGCGCTGGTAAATTTATAAAAGAAAAAGCAAAGGAGATAATCCCCGTTGACAGCGAACATTCTGCCATTTTTCAGTGTCTTCAGGGTGAAAAGAAGGAAAATGTAAAAGAAATAATCCTCACAGCATCCGGAGGACCTTTTAGAAACAGAGAAAATTTAGAGTCAGTAACGGTAGAAGAAGCTCTGAACCATCCCAACTGGAGTATGGGTAAAAAAGTAACGATAGATTCGGCAACGCTGATGAACAAAGGACTTGAAGTCATAGAAGCCTTCTGGTTATTTGAACTACCATCTGAAAAAATTAAAACGGTAATTCACCCCCAGAGCATCGTCCATTCGTTAGTTAAGTTTATAGACAATTCAGTTATTGCACAGATGGGAACTGCTGATATGAAAATCCCCATTGCCTACGCCCTTTCCTACCCCGACAGGCTTCCACTTCCATTTCCAGAACTCAACCTCAACCTCTACGGACTCAATTTGGAATTTGAAGAACCAAACACAGAAAAATTCCCATGCCTCAGGTTAGCTTACGAATCCCTGAAGGCAGGATACCCTTATCCAATAGTCCTAAACGCAGCAGATGAAGTAGCCGTAGAACTCTTCCTGAACAAAAAAATCAAGTTCATCCACATACCTGCCATAATAGAAGAAACCCTGAACCGATTTAATGCCCCGCCCCCCTTTTCAATTGAAGAAGTTACAGAAATAGACAGAAGAGCAAAAGAGTTAGCAAAAAAAGTAGCGGGGAAATACATTGTTTAA